One genomic region from Nymphaea colorata isolate Beijing-Zhang1983 chromosome 12, ASM883128v2, whole genome shotgun sequence encodes:
- the LOC116265353 gene encoding malate dehydrogenase, cytoplasmic-like isoform X1, producing MLEFILWVRAILYTWCNLLLQSPYRYIMGYNKAEKQPVRVLVTGAAGQIGYALVPMIARGAMLGADQPVILHLLDIPPAAAALNGVKMELVDAACPLVKGVVATTDVAEACSGVNIAVMVGGFPRKVGMERKDVMSRNVSIYKDQASALEQHAAADCKVLVVANPANTNALILKEFAPSIPAHNITSLTRLDHNRALAQISERLNVDVSDVKNVAIWGNHSSTQYPDANHAIVTTNQGERPVPELLADGEWLRGEFIKVVQERGAEIIKARKLSSAMSAAGAACDHIRDWVLGTPKGRWVSMGVHSDGSYGVPSGLIYSFPVTCEMGQWNVVQGLHIDEFSRAKMEATTKELLEEKALAYSCLA from the exons ATGTTGGAATTCATCCTGTGGGTTCGAGCAATTCTGTACACATGGTGCAATCTCCTCCTTCAGAGTCCATACAGGTATATCATGGGCTACAATAAAGCAGAGAAGCAACCAGTGCGTGTTCTTGTTACTGGTGCAGCAG GGCAAATAGGTTATGCTTTGGTGCCTATGATTGCTAGAGGAGCTATGCTTGGTGCTGACCAGCCCGTTATTCTGCATCTACTGGACATTCCACCTGCAGCAGCAGCCCTAAATGGTGTGAAGATGGAGTTAGTTGATGCTGCATGTCCTCTGGTTAAAG GTGTTGTTGCCACAACGGACGTTGCTGAGGCTTGCAGTGGTGTAAATATTGCAGTCATGGTTGGTGGGTTTCCACGGAAAGTGGGTATGGAGAGGAAAGATGTGATGTCGCGAAATGTCTCGATATACAAGGATCAGGCTTCAGCTTTAGAGCAGCATGCAGCTGCAGACTGTAAG GTGCTTGTTGTGGCTAATCCAGCAAACACCAACGCTTTGATACTGAAAGAATTTGCTCCGTCTATACCGGCGCACAACATCACCTCCCTCACCCGTCTCGATCACAACAGAGCTCTCGCACAGATCTCCGAGCGCCTCAACGTTGACGTCAGTGATGTGAAGAATGTGGCGATATGGGGGAACCACTCCTCCACTCAGTACCCAGACGCCAACCATGCTATTGTCACCACCAACCAGGGAGAAAGGCCCGTTCCAGAGCTTCTTGCAGATGGTGAATG GTTGAGGGGAGAATTCATAAAGGTGGTGCAAGAGCGTGGTGCTGAAATCATCAAAGCGAGGAAGCTGTCGAGCGCCATGTCTGCTGCTGGTGCTGCTTGTGATCACATACGTGATTGGGTCCTTGGAACCCCTAAG GGGAGATGGGTGTCCATGGGAGTCCACTCTGATGGATCTTACGGCGTTCCTAGTGGTcttatttattcttttcctgTTACTTGTGAGATGGGGCAATGGAATGTCGTGCAAG GCCTCCACATTGATGAATTTTCTCGAGCCAAAATGGAAGCAACCACCAAAGAACTCTTGGAGGAGAAGGCCCTTGCTTACTCTTGCTTAGCTTAA
- the LOC116265353 gene encoding malate dehydrogenase, cytoplasmic-like isoform X2, whose amino-acid sequence MIARGAMLGADQPVILHLLDIPPAAAALNGVKMELVDAACPLVKGVVATTDVAEACSGVNIAVMVGGFPRKVGMERKDVMSRNVSIYKDQASALEQHAAADCKVLVVANPANTNALILKEFAPSIPAHNITSLTRLDHNRALAQISERLNVDVSDVKNVAIWGNHSSTQYPDANHAIVTTNQGERPVPELLADGEWLRGEFIKVVQERGAEIIKARKLSSAMSAAGAACDHIRDWVLGTPKGRWVSMGVHSDGSYGVPSGLIYSFPVTCEMGQWNVVQGLHIDEFSRAKMEATTKELLEEKALAYSCLA is encoded by the exons ATGATTGCTAGAGGAGCTATGCTTGGTGCTGACCAGCCCGTTATTCTGCATCTACTGGACATTCCACCTGCAGCAGCAGCCCTAAATGGTGTGAAGATGGAGTTAGTTGATGCTGCATGTCCTCTGGTTAAAG GTGTTGTTGCCACAACGGACGTTGCTGAGGCTTGCAGTGGTGTAAATATTGCAGTCATGGTTGGTGGGTTTCCACGGAAAGTGGGTATGGAGAGGAAAGATGTGATGTCGCGAAATGTCTCGATATACAAGGATCAGGCTTCAGCTTTAGAGCAGCATGCAGCTGCAGACTGTAAG GTGCTTGTTGTGGCTAATCCAGCAAACACCAACGCTTTGATACTGAAAGAATTTGCTCCGTCTATACCGGCGCACAACATCACCTCCCTCACCCGTCTCGATCACAACAGAGCTCTCGCACAGATCTCCGAGCGCCTCAACGTTGACGTCAGTGATGTGAAGAATGTGGCGATATGGGGGAACCACTCCTCCACTCAGTACCCAGACGCCAACCATGCTATTGTCACCACCAACCAGGGAGAAAGGCCCGTTCCAGAGCTTCTTGCAGATGGTGAATG GTTGAGGGGAGAATTCATAAAGGTGGTGCAAGAGCGTGGTGCTGAAATCATCAAAGCGAGGAAGCTGTCGAGCGCCATGTCTGCTGCTGGTGCTGCTTGTGATCACATACGTGATTGGGTCCTTGGAACCCCTAAG GGGAGATGGGTGTCCATGGGAGTCCACTCTGATGGATCTTACGGCGTTCCTAGTGGTcttatttattcttttcctgTTACTTGTGAGATGGGGCAATGGAATGTCGTGCAAG GCCTCCACATTGATGAATTTTCTCGAGCCAAAATGGAAGCAACCACCAAAGAACTCTTGGAGGAGAAGGCCCTTGCTTACTCTTGCTTAGCTTAA